Proteins from one Bos indicus x Bos taurus breed Angus x Brahman F1 hybrid chromosome 19, Bos_hybrid_MaternalHap_v2.0, whole genome shotgun sequence genomic window:
- the CANT1 gene encoding soluble calcium-activated nucleotidase 1 produces MPVQLSNPPEWNESMHSLRISVGGLPVLASMTKAADPRFRPRWKVILPSFVGAAVLWLLYTHRPPPGRPPLPNTHNWKLVQPPAARYNDTYPLSAPQRTPGGTRYRIAVIADLDTKSRAQEENTWVSYLKKGHLTLSDSGDRVAVEWDQGHEVLESHLAEKGRGMELSDLIVFNGKLYSVDDRTGVVYQIEGSRAVPWVILSDGDGTVGKGFKAEWLAVKDEHLYVGGLGKEWTTATGEVLNENPEWVKVVGCRGSVGHENWVSSYNALRAAAGIRPPGYLIHESACWSDTLQRWFFLPRRASHERYSEKDDERRGTNLLLSATQDFGDITVQHVGAVVPTHGFSSFKFIPNTDDQIIVALKSEEDSGQIATYIMAFTLDGRFLLPETKIGSVKYEGIEFI; encoded by the exons ATGCCCGTCCAGCTCTCCAACCCCCCGGAATGGAATGAGTCTATGCACTCTCTCCGGATCAGCGTGGGGGGCCTTCCCGTGCTGGCGTCCATGACCAAGGCCGCGGACCCCCGCTTCCGCCCCCGCTGGAAGGTGATCCTGCCATCCTTCGTGGGCGCTGCTGTCCTCTGGCTGCTCTACACCCACCGCCCCCCTCCTGGCCGGCCCCCCCTGCCCAACACCCACAACTGGAAGCTTGTCCAGCCACCTGCTGCCCGGTACAATGACACCTACCCACTGTCTGCCCCCCAGAGGACGCCAGGCGGGACGCGATACCGGATCGCTGTTATTGCTGACCTGGACACAAAGTCCAGGGCCCAGGAGGAGAACACCTGGGTCAGTTACCTGAAGAAGGGTCATCTGACCCTGTCAGACAGCGGGGACCGGGTGGCCGTGGAGTGGGACCAAGGCCATGAGGTCTTGGAGTCCCACCTGGCAGAAAAGGGGCGGGGCATGGAACTGTCGGATCTGATCGTCTTCAACGGGAAGCTCTACTCCGTGGACGACCGCACAGGCGTGGTCTACCAGATCGAAGGCTCCAGGGCCGTGCCCTGGGTCATCCTGTCCGACGGCGACGGCACCGTGGGGAAAG GCTTCAAAGCTGAGTGGCTGGCCGTGAAGGATGAGCATCTGTATGTGGGCGGCCTGGGCAAGGAGTGGACCACTGCCACGGGGGAGGTGCTGAATGAGAACCCAGAGTGGGTGAAGGTGGTGGGCTGCAGAGGCAGCGTGGGCCACGAGAACTGGGTGTCCAGCTACAACGCCCTGCGGGCCGCTGCCGGGATCCGGCCGCCAG GCTACCTCATCCACGAGTCTGCCTGCTGGAGCGACACGCTGCAGCGCTGGTTCTTCCTGCCGCGCCGCGCCAGCCACGAGCGCTACAGCGAGAAGGACGACGAGCGCCGGGGCACCAACCTGCTGCTGAGCGCCACCCAGGACTTCGGGGACATAACCGTCCAGCACGTGGGGGCAGTGGTCCCCACCCACGGCTTCTCCTCCTTCAAGTTCATCCCCAACACCGACGACCAGATCATTGTGGCCCTCAAGTCTGAGGAGGACAGCGGCCAGATTGCCACCTACATCATGGCCTTCACGCTGGACGGACGCTTCCTCCTGCCCGAGACCAAGATCGGGAGTGTGAAGTACGAGGGCATAGAGTTCATTTGA